From Ailuropoda melanoleuca isolate Jingjing chromosome 8, ASM200744v2, whole genome shotgun sequence, a single genomic window includes:
- the LOC100467486 gene encoding transmembrane epididymal protein 1 — protein MGGFEGHLYPGLSLFFYGLYHARLVSRALICNYPVQYLPRHPWSKGRWARLQQIYYVGLVKILSAFILAAQELHNIHGQFVLISKIYHQRNFLYRKQWQHLTLYMAFFLSGCVDVVSQNLLPQRCAALEQGAQALGMFLFLPLMVSHMQDSEGVELQSHILLTQAIFLLVLVVIAELWAPDMLQLWVMKAFFYMMTGSWLIQIGFMLYKPISGYKWMDDDKNNIVFVTTFFCWHVAFIAILMIWVYGFSFLWYCHVC, from the coding sequence ATGGGAGGCTTTGAGGGTCATCTGTACCCGGGGCTGTCTCTCTTCTTCTATGGACTTTATCATGCACGACTAGTCTCCAGGGCCTTGATATGCAACTACCCTGTCCAGTATCTGCCACGCCATCCCTGGAGCAAAGGAAGATGGGCAAGGCTGCAGCAAATATACTATGTGGGGCTGGTGAAGATATTAAGTGCCTTCATTTTAGCAGCCCAAGAGCTGCATAACATACATGGACAGTTTGTACTTATCAGCAAGATATATCATCAGAGAAACTTTTTGTACCGCAAACAGTGGCAACATCTCACTCTATATATGGCCTTCTTCCTGAGCGGGTGTGTGGATGTGGTGAGCCAGAACTTGCTGCCCCAGAGGTGTGCTGCTCTGGAGCAAGGCGCCCAAGCCCTGGGCATGTTTCTGTTTCTACCTCTGATGGTGTCGCACATGCAGGACTCAGAAGGTGTGGAGCTGCAGTCTCACATCCTGCTCACGCAGGCCATATTCctgctggtgctggtggtgatCGCAGAGCTGTGGGCTCCTGACATGCTGCAGCTTTGGGTGATGAAGGCCTTTTTTTATATGATGACAGGCTCTTGGCTGATTCAAATAGGCTTTATGCTGTACAAACCAATTTCTGGCtataaatggatggatgatgaCAAAAACAACATTGTATTTGTCACCACCTTCTTCTGCTGGCATGTGGCTTTCATTGCCATTTTGATGATCTGGGTCTATGGCTTCTCCTTTTTGTGGTATTGTCACGTTTGTTGA